The nucleotide window GCCGGCCATCGTGAGAGCGGCGTTCTTCGATTCCGGTGGACGGAAGGCCGTGACTCCGTTCGAGATGACCTCTACCCCAGTGAGCGCCGTACAACCGGAGGAGAACGCCCTCAGCAGCAGAAACAACGAGACGGTTTCAACTCCAGCCTGCGCATCGACATTCTGTGGAGTGACCGGATTCACCCGGCCGGACAGGAATTGATAGGCTCCAACTCCTAACATCAATAGGAGCGAGCCGATAAATAAATAAGTTGGTACAGCAAACACCTTTCCCGACTCACGAACTCCCCGCAAGTTGACGAGCAACACGATCAAAATGGCAAAGACTCCGAGCGCAGTCCGATGGGGAAACAGCGCAGGAATGGCCGAGGTGATGGCCGCAATGCCGGCGGCGACGCTGACGGCGACGGTCAGGACATAATCGATCATCAGCGACGCAGCGGCGGTCAGCCCGGGCCATTCGCCGAGGTTCGATTTCGAGACGATATAGGCGCCGCCGCCTTCTGGGTATTCGAAAATGATTTGGGAGTAGGACAGTGTCAAAATCGCGAGCAGGAGGACGATCATCATACTGATAGGGATCGAAAAATGAGCGAAGGCCAAGCTCACTGGAATCAACACCAGGAGAATCTCCTCCGTGGCGTAGGCGACCGAGGACAGGGCGTCGGAAGAAAATACGGCGAGAGCCAGGCGTTTTGAGAGCCGTTCGTGCACCGCCTGAGCAGTTTTGAGAGGGTTCCCGACGAGCCAACGCTTGACGAGCATGCGAAGATTATCGCACAAACCGCGCGATTACGTGAATATTCGTGAATATTATTGAGGGCTCGGGAACTATGGGTCAAAAGGCTCAGGCGAGAAAGCCGGCAATGTGACTGTTTGGGGAGATTTTCCAGAGGTGCTGCGGGCGTGTCGGCATGCCACCAATTGGTGGTAGGTGCGGATTTCCAGGGGATTGACAGAGTCTCGGAACTTGAGTATCTTCCCTATTCCGTTTATTGAAAAAAATACCTCTTCGTCCATATGACGAAGGCTGTACCTTCATCGAGGAATCCTTCGGTCGTCATCTAGGTTCAACGGGTTCGGATTCGTTTCACTCTTTACATCAAGGAGGCCGGTCCATGTTTTCCCACCACAAACAAAGGGTTTGTGTTTCCACCCGTACGCTCGGCGCGATGGCAGCTGTGGCCCTGCTTTGGGCTCCGCTTGCATCGGCTGAAACTACATCCCACCAGGAGCAGGCGACGATCCCACAGCATGTGGCGATGAATCACCAGCTTCCTGGCTGGGCGGAGCAGCTCAAGGGACAGACAATCATCGAGGACACGATGGCGGGAAAGAGCGATCGTGCCGCGATGGTCGAGCAGCAGCACCAGCGCGTCATGCAGCACATGACCCATGACCCGCAGGTGCAGGGCGTCAACACCGGTATGTACAACACCCAGTCCATGATGCACCAGTATGGTGCCGGCGGGCAGGACATGCTGCTTGTGTCCGATCCCCGCGTTGAACCGGTGTCCACGACGAATGGCGGTAAGTGCCCAGCCACGGCCCCGGTTAAGCAATACAATGTGTCCGCGATCAACGTCGAGATCACTCTGAATCAATGGCTCGACTTCTATCCCGGGTACATGTACGTGCTCGACGAGAACCTCGACAAGGCTCGTGCAGAAGAGACCAAGAACAAGGAAGCCCGTGATAAGGAAGGGTACGATCCAGGTGCCGTAATTCCTGGAGTGCAGGCCCAGTGGATTCAACCGCTCGTGATCCGCGGCAATCAGGGCGACTGCGTCAAGATCAAGCTGTCCAACAAGCTCGAAGAGGGCGGTGGACCAGTCAGTTTGCATATCCACGGTTCCAGCATGGTAGTCAGCGCCACCGGCGCGGCTGCCACCACGACCAACCCCGATTCGATCGTCGAC belongs to Nitrospiraceae bacterium and includes:
- a CDS encoding amino acid permease, with the translated sequence MLVKRWLVGNPLKTAQAVHERLSKRLALAVFSSDALSSVAYATEEILLVLIPVSLAFAHFSIPISMMIVLLLAILTLSYSQIIFEYPEGGGAYIVSKSNLGEWPGLTAAASLMIDYVLTVAVSVAAGIAAITSAIPALFPHRTALGVFAILIVLLVNLRGVRESGKVFAVPTYLFIGSLLLMLGVGAYQFLSGRVNPVTPQNVDAQAGVETVSLFLLLRAFSSGCTALTGVEVISNGVTAFRPPESKNAALTMAG